A part of Myxococcus landrumus genomic DNA contains:
- a CDS encoding phage portal protein, translating into MGLLDKMRAALGGGAKRKGTGLELSRWTAAPPRREVPALLAAYAEMPWLGTIVDTVGDAFADVTWRAFIRQDPATRKALVDVSLRRAGGDARRERLKSLADMGGAVELTDHPLLRLLADPNDYMTGRDFAKLFCLHYDLTGEFFVVVEELAGVPVGLWPVPPDCVLALPDLSKPKSERTYTVTAGGRLFTLPATSVICVKRLNPSDPLGRGIGIAYALGDEVDTDEHAARFTKNAFWNNMLPGAVIAIEGFSESQGGPARAFKESLAREYGGPANAGRVMITSGKTTFARLDTPFRDMQLVELRRFLMDFVRMVYRVPPEIVGDVTSSNKATSYAAREHLAEQATKPRAEVWLAAIQKHLAPRFGDDVLLSYDSPVPADREHRLRVMGTLPSAFTFDEWRTEAGFRPHPERQGFAELLPGQKPNEPGQTPTPVEGSSAESHEENATGG; encoded by the coding sequence ATGGGGTTGCTCGACAAGATGCGCGCCGCGCTGGGCGGTGGTGCGAAGCGCAAGGGGACGGGGCTGGAGCTGAGCCGGTGGACTGCGGCCCCACCCCGCCGTGAGGTGCCCGCTCTCCTCGCGGCCTATGCGGAGATGCCATGGCTGGGGACCATCGTCGACACGGTGGGCGATGCGTTCGCGGATGTGACGTGGCGGGCATTCATTCGGCAAGACCCTGCGACACGGAAGGCACTCGTAGACGTGTCGCTGCGGCGGGCCGGTGGGGACGCGCGCCGCGAGCGCTTGAAGTCGCTCGCCGACATGGGCGGTGCGGTGGAGCTGACGGACCACCCCCTGTTGCGGCTGCTCGCGGACCCTAACGACTACATGACGGGCCGCGACTTCGCGAAGCTGTTCTGCCTGCACTACGACCTGACGGGCGAGTTCTTCGTTGTCGTCGAGGAACTGGCCGGGGTGCCTGTGGGCTTGTGGCCTGTGCCGCCCGACTGTGTGCTCGCGTTGCCTGACTTGAGCAAACCGAAGTCCGAACGCACCTACACGGTGACGGCGGGCGGGCGCCTCTTCACGCTGCCCGCGACGAGCGTGATTTGCGTGAAGCGGCTGAACCCGTCGGACCCGCTCGGGCGTGGCATCGGCATCGCCTATGCGCTCGGGGATGAGGTGGACACCGACGAGCACGCGGCCCGGTTCACGAAGAACGCCTTCTGGAACAACATGCTGCCCGGCGCGGTCATCGCGATTGAGGGATTCAGCGAGAGCCAGGGCGGCCCTGCGAGAGCGTTCAAAGAGAGCCTCGCGCGCGAGTACGGTGGCCCCGCGAACGCTGGCCGGGTGATGATTACGAGTGGGAAGACGACGTTCGCGCGGCTCGACACGCCCTTCAGGGACATGCAGCTCGTCGAGTTGCGGCGCTTCCTCATGGACTTCGTGCGGATGGTGTACCGCGTGCCCCCGGAGATTGTGGGCGACGTGACGAGCAGCAACAAGGCGACGAGCTACGCCGCGCGCGAGCATCTGGCCGAGCAGGCGACGAAGCCGCGCGCGGAGGTCTGGCTCGCGGCAATCCAGAAGCACCTGGCCCCGCGTTTCGGTGACGACGTGCTGCTCTCCTACGACTCACCCGTGCCTGCTGACCGTGAACATCGGTTGCGAGTGATGGGGACATTGCCGAGCGCTTTCACGTTCGACGAGTGGCGCACCGAAGCCGGGTTCAGGCCGCATCCCGAGCGTCAGGGGTTCGCCGAACTCCTGCCGGGCCAGAAGCCGAACGAGCCGGGCCAGACGCCGACACCCGTTGAAGGCAGCTCAGCGGAGTCTCACGAGGAGAATGCAACGGGCGGCTGA
- a CDS encoding terminase large subunit domain-containing protein, protein MRSILKGTWGQFAANLAPHESPASRMVQTAGSRVQLAKLFGGLDDKEVELLVYDLDFWARREQTPPDKFATCFVMAGRGFGKTWCGARWVIKKAWQAKSVGALIGPTAADVRDTMIRGASGILALSPPWFTPKYEPSKRRVTWPNGVYAICYSADKPDRLRGPNAGWGWGDEPASWKHDMAAVDQLPLVLRIGTREDPPQLLLTGTPRPLKKIEELLFADAEKQILRPGVVLRSGSSLSNAANLAPSAVANMRALAGTRWGQQEVLGRLLMDVPGAIFGSAKWRRVDADPHEYAQQLDRRIVSVDPSPTSETGSDETGIIVEGCKSSLLFGADGMALKRVSVLADLSCRASPREWATKAIRAYLEWGCDALVVEVNTGGEMVETLISTVAGEMGVSVNVKPVRATSAKSKRAEPVSALAEAGRVEFVGTFPKLEQQLSKFTGVNGRRDDRADAMCWGVHDLVFAEQFFAV, encoded by the coding sequence ATGCGCAGCATTCTGAAAGGAACCTGGGGGCAGTTCGCCGCCAACCTCGCGCCGCATGAGTCGCCCGCGTCGAGGATGGTCCAGACGGCAGGCTCACGCGTGCAGCTCGCGAAGCTCTTCGGAGGGCTCGACGACAAGGAAGTCGAGCTGCTCGTCTACGACCTCGATTTCTGGGCGCGTCGTGAGCAGACGCCTCCCGACAAGTTCGCGACCTGCTTCGTGATGGCGGGAAGAGGCTTCGGGAAGACGTGGTGCGGCGCGCGGTGGGTCATCAAAAAGGCGTGGCAGGCGAAAAGCGTCGGGGCGCTGATTGGCCCGACGGCTGCGGACGTGCGCGACACGATGATTCGCGGTGCGTCCGGCATCCTGGCCCTATCGCCGCCCTGGTTCACGCCGAAGTACGAACCGTCGAAGCGCCGGGTGACGTGGCCGAACGGTGTCTATGCCATCTGCTACTCGGCGGATAAGCCTGACCGGTTGCGCGGCCCGAATGCCGGATGGGGATGGGGCGACGAGCCCGCGAGTTGGAAGCACGACATGGCGGCGGTTGATCAGCTCCCTCTGGTGCTGCGCATCGGCACGCGCGAGGACCCGCCGCAGCTCCTGCTGACTGGCACCCCCAGGCCCCTGAAGAAGATTGAAGAGCTGTTGTTCGCCGACGCGGAGAAGCAGATTCTTAGGCCCGGCGTGGTGCTGCGCTCGGGTTCGTCGCTGAGCAACGCGGCGAACCTGGCGCCGTCGGCCGTGGCCAACATGCGGGCGCTGGCGGGGACGCGCTGGGGACAGCAGGAAGTCCTCGGCCGCCTGCTGATGGACGTGCCCGGTGCCATCTTCGGTTCGGCGAAGTGGCGGCGCGTCGATGCGGACCCTCACGAGTATGCGCAGCAACTGGACCGGCGCATCGTCAGCGTGGACCCAAGCCCTACCAGTGAGACGGGCTCCGATGAAACGGGCATCATCGTCGAAGGGTGCAAGTCGAGCTTGCTGTTCGGTGCCGACGGCATGGCGCTCAAGCGCGTGTCGGTGCTCGCGGACCTGTCGTGCCGGGCCAGTCCTCGCGAGTGGGCGACGAAGGCGATTCGCGCCTATCTCGAATGGGGGTGTGACGCGCTCGTGGTGGAGGTGAACACGGGCGGGGAGATGGTGGAAACGCTCATCAGCACCGTGGCGGGAGAGATGGGCGTGTCCGTCAACGTGAAGCCCGTTCGGGCCACGAGTGCCAAGAGCAAGCGCGCTGAGCCCGTGTCCGCCCTCGCCGAAGCGGGCCGCGTCGAGTTCGTTGGGACGTTCCCCAAGCTGGAACAGCAGCTCAGCAAGTTTACGGGCGTGAATGGCCGACGCGATGACCGTGCCGACGCCATGTGCTGGGGAGTCCACGACCTTGTTTTCGCCGAGCAGTTCTTCGCGGTCTGA
- a CDS encoding IS630 family transposase produces MRRRPESEKALPEGKGRQWLKRKQRRALLRWAARSGCPLTYRRCMAVAAVGRGASCHAVARALECATSTVVSAVRRYREGGRQELRDRRENNGRAKVDERFRERLVRVLAGTPEDWGWCRPTWTRELLCQELARRGLVRVSVATMGRTLASLGARLKAAKPIVECPWPGWKRRRRLHAVRCLEVYGPSTEPVLHVDEVDIHLNPKVGRDWCMPGHRRVVVTPGNNQKRYLAGALNVRTGKLTWVEGRSKASALFIQLLWRLASAYRRARRIHLVLDNASVHSSKKTRKVLAHLGRRFVLHFLPPYCPQGNRIERVWLDLHANVTRNHRCRTMDRLLARVHAYLAARSAQRSASPSLRRADPRRTA; encoded by the coding sequence GTGCGCAGAAGACCTGAGAGCGAGAAGGCCCTGCCCGAGGGCAAAGGTAGGCAGTGGTTGAAGAGAAAGCAGCGGCGAGCGCTGCTTCGGTGGGCAGCCAGGAGCGGCTGCCCGCTCACCTACCGCAGATGCATGGCGGTGGCGGCCGTGGGGCGAGGAGCCTCGTGCCATGCCGTCGCCCGAGCATTGGAGTGCGCGACCTCGACGGTGGTGAGCGCGGTCCGCCGCTACCGGGAGGGCGGGCGGCAGGAACTTCGGGACAGGAGGGAGAACAACGGACGCGCCAAGGTGGACGAGCGGTTCCGCGAGCGGCTGGTACGAGTGCTGGCGGGGACACCGGAGGATTGGGGCTGGTGTCGTCCGACGTGGACGCGGGAGTTGCTGTGCCAGGAATTGGCGCGCCGAGGCTTGGTGCGTGTGTCGGTGGCCACCATGGGGCGCACCCTCGCCTCGCTCGGCGCGCGGCTCAAGGCGGCCAAGCCCATCGTCGAGTGTCCTTGGCCCGGGTGGAAGCGACGCCGTCGACTCCACGCGGTGAGGTGTCTCGAGGTGTACGGACCCTCCACGGAGCCTGTTCTCCATGTGGACGAAGTCGACATCCATCTCAATCCCAAGGTGGGACGCGACTGGTGCATGCCCGGGCACAGGCGTGTGGTGGTGACGCCTGGCAACAACCAGAAGCGCTACCTGGCTGGAGCCCTCAATGTACGCACGGGAAAGCTGACGTGGGTGGAAGGGCGGAGCAAAGCCAGCGCGCTCTTCATCCAGCTTCTCTGGCGTCTGGCGAGTGCATATCGACGTGCTCGTCGCATCCACCTGGTCCTCGACAACGCCTCTGTCCACTCCAGTAAGAAGACACGCAAGGTGCTCGCCCATCTCGGCAGGCGATTCGTCCTTCACTTCCTGCCGCCCTACTGCCCCCAGGGCAATCGCATCGAGCGGGTGTGGCTCGACCTGCACGCCAATGTCACCCGCAATCACCGCTGCCGCACGATGGACCGGCTCTTGGCCCGGGTGCACGCCTACCTCGCTGCTCGCTCCGCCCAGCGCTCTGCCAGTCCATCCCTGCGCCGCGCCGACCCCAGGCGCACCGCCTGA